One region of Rhodophyticola sp. CCM32 genomic DNA includes:
- the cobA gene encoding uroporphyrinogen-III C-methyltransferase, with amino-acid sequence MSGFVSFVGSGPGDPELLTLKAVDRLKHADAVLFDDLSSGPILSHARSGADLVGVGKRAGRRSPKQNHVSRLLVDYAKTGQRIVRLKSGDCGLFGRLEEELVALRAAGISYEIIPGVPSAIAAAAAAGIPLTRRLTARRVQFVTGHDASGALPDDIDLNALADPTASTVVFMGKRTFPKLAAALMERGLPAATPALLAEAVSTPEQALHRMTLAELMDRLNAEIGTTPALILYGPLADGA; translated from the coding sequence ATGAGCGGTTTCGTCTCTTTCGTCGGCTCAGGCCCCGGAGATCCGGAGTTGTTGACATTGAAAGCCGTCGACCGCCTGAAACATGCGGATGCGGTCTTGTTTGATGACTTATCTTCAGGTCCGATCCTGTCCCATGCCCGCAGCGGCGCCGATCTGGTGGGCGTTGGCAAACGCGCCGGGCGGCGGTCACCGAAGCAGAACCATGTAAGCCGTCTGTTGGTCGATTATGCGAAGACAGGCCAGCGCATCGTCCGGCTGAAATCCGGTGACTGCGGCTTGTTCGGGCGGCTGGAGGAGGAGCTTGTTGCGCTGCGCGCGGCAGGAATTTCGTATGAAATCATTCCCGGCGTGCCCTCCGCGATTGCCGCCGCCGCCGCTGCTGGCATCCCGTTGACGCGCCGCCTGACCGCACGTCGGGTGCAGTTCGTGACCGGCCATGATGCCTCGGGCGCATTGCCGGACGATATCGACCTGAACGCTTTGGCGGATCCCACGGCAAGCACCGTTGTTTTCATGGGCAAACGGACATTCCCCAAACTCGCCGCCGCGTTGATGGAGCGTGGCCTGCCCGCCGCAACGCCTGCTCTTCTGGCGGAGGCCGTCAGCACGCCGGAGCAAGCACTGCACCGGATGACGTTGGCGGAATTGATGGACCGCCTGAACGCGGAGATCGGCACGACGCCTGCGCTTATTCTGTATGGTCCGCTGGCGGATGGGGCCTAG
- the cobF gene encoding precorrin-6A synthase (deacetylating): protein MDLWLIGIGTGNPEHVTLEAQRALRDAALILIPHKGPDKSDLAELRHRIIADARTTAPVVAFDYPTRDPSIPYKDRVRAWHDEIARRWQATIAEAKPGGPVALLVWGDPSLYDSTLRIASRLAPAPTLRILPGITALQALTAAHGITFNTLAGAVTVTTGRRLRDHGWPEGAETVAVMLDGECSFQTLAHRDLVIWWGAYLGMEEQILDHGPLAEAGPRIIAARAAARADHGWIMDTYILRPRGLS from the coding sequence ATGGATCTGTGGCTTATCGGGATCGGGACCGGCAATCCAGAGCATGTGACACTGGAGGCGCAGCGTGCATTGCGCGACGCAGCGCTGATCCTTATTCCGCATAAAGGGCCCGATAAATCCGATCTGGCGGAGCTGAGGCACAGGATCATTGCCGATGCACGGACAACCGCCCCTGTTGTGGCATTCGACTATCCCACGCGCGACCCTTCCATCCCGTATAAGGACCGGGTTCGGGCCTGGCATGATGAAATCGCGCGGCGTTGGCAGGCAACGATCGCCGAAGCAAAGCCCGGTGGCCCGGTGGCCCTGTTGGTGTGGGGCGATCCCTCGCTTTACGATAGCACTTTGCGGATCGCATCGCGGCTTGCCCCCGCGCCGACATTGCGGATTCTGCCGGGGATCACCGCGCTCCAGGCGCTGACGGCGGCCCATGGCATCACATTCAACACGCTGGCAGGAGCAGTCACCGTGACAACCGGACGGCGCCTGCGGGACCACGGCTGGCCTGAAGGGGCAGAGACCGTGGCCGTCATGCTGGATGGCGAATGCAGCTTCCAAACCCTTGCCCACCGGGACCTGGTGATCTGGTGGGGGGCGTATTTGGGTATGGAGGAACAAATCCTCGATCACGGCCCCCTGGCGGAAGCAGGGCCTCGGATCATCGCGGCACGTGCCGCGGCGCGGGCGGATCACGGATGGATCATGGATACGTATATCCTCCGACCAAGGGGGCTTTCGTGA
- a CDS encoding DMT family transporter has product MTEQTANTNLRGALFALVAFGVFATHDVVIKYLGASYSPFQIVFFSVLFGFPIITFLLMRDASGGHLRPRHPWWTAARTCASVLTGVGAFFAFSALPLAQVYAILFAAPLLITVLAIPMLGEKVGWRRGIAVLVGLGGVMVVLQPGSTELQLGHFAALTAAATGAFASVIVRKIGREERSVVLILYPMMANFVLMGAALPFVYEPMPIIDIGASAIIATMALVASTCLILAYRHAQAVIVAPMQYSQIIWASLYGILLFDETLSRSTLIGTGIIIASGLYIVLREGQGGTSRTTPVLRTRSRSGTPVAPRVGQFLSEEQRGLRSQPPEDNTTG; this is encoded by the coding sequence ATGACCGAGCAGACCGCCAACACAAATCTTCGCGGCGCGTTATTCGCGCTTGTGGCCTTTGGGGTCTTTGCGACCCATGACGTGGTCATCAAATATCTGGGCGCATCCTATTCGCCGTTTCAGATCGTGTTTTTCAGCGTTCTGTTCGGCTTTCCCATCATCACCTTCCTGCTGATGCGCGATGCATCCGGCGGGCATCTGCGCCCGCGCCACCCCTGGTGGACCGCTGCGCGCACATGCGCCTCTGTTCTGACCGGGGTTGGTGCGTTCTTCGCCTTCTCGGCCCTGCCGCTGGCGCAGGTCTATGCGATCCTCTTTGCCGCACCCCTGCTGATCACGGTCCTTGCGATCCCGATGCTGGGGGAAAAGGTGGGCTGGCGCCGGGGCATTGCGGTTCTGGTCGGGCTGGGCGGTGTGATGGTTGTGCTGCAACCCGGCAGCACTGAATTGCAACTGGGCCATTTCGCGGCCCTCACCGCCGCTGCAACCGGGGCCTTTGCCTCGGTCATCGTGCGAAAGATCGGGCGCGAGGAACGCAGTGTTGTTCTGATCCTCTATCCGATGATGGCGAATTTCGTGCTGATGGGCGCCGCCCTGCCTTTTGTCTATGAACCGATGCCGATTATAGATATCGGCGCCTCGGCCATCATTGCCACAATGGCCCTGGTTGCCAGCACATGCCTGATCCTGGCCTATCGCCATGCCCAGGCCGTGATCGTCGCCCCGATGCAGTATTCACAGATCATCTGGGCAAGCCTTTATGGCATCTTGCTGTTTGACGAAACGCTCAGCCGGTCCACGCTGATCGGCACCGGCATCATCATCGCCTCGGGTCTCTATATCGTGCTGCGCGAAGGTCAGGGCGGCACCTCGCGCACCACCCCGGTTCTGCGCACCCGGTCGCGCAGCGGCACGCCGGTCGCCCCCCGGGTCGGGCAGTTTCTGAGTGAGGAACAACGCGGCCTAAGATCACAGCCACCGGAAGATAACACAACAGGCTAA
- the leuB gene encoding 3-isopropylmalate dehydrogenase — translation MTNHSLLILPGDGIGPEVMTEVRKIIDWFGSRGLAFDVSEDLVGGAAYDAHGTPLHDDTMARAQEVDAVLLGAVGGPKYDTLDFSVKPERGLLRLRKEMDLYANLRPAQCFDALADFSSLKKDVVAGLDIMIVRELTSGVYFGEPRGIHTEGNERVGINTQRYTESEIERVARSAFELARKRGNKLCSMEKANVMESGILWREVVQEVGDKDYPDVELSHMYADAGAMQLTRWPKQFDVIVTDNLFGDLLSDLAAMLTGSLGMLPSASLGAPMENGRPKAMYEPVHGSAPDIAGQGKANPIACILSFAMALRYSFDQGGEADRLEKAIEDVLADGLRTADLLGEEGVTPVSTSEMGDAIVTKLASSV, via the coding sequence ATGACCAACCACTCTCTCCTGATCCTGCCCGGCGACGGCATCGGCCCCGAAGTGATGACCGAGGTGCGCAAAATCATCGACTGGTTCGGCAGTCGCGGTCTGGCCTTCGATGTGTCCGAGGATCTGGTGGGCGGGGCCGCCTATGATGCCCATGGCACCCCGTTGCACGACGATACCATGGCCCGCGCGCAAGAGGTGGATGCGGTTCTGCTGGGCGCCGTTGGCGGGCCGAAATACGATACGCTTGATTTCAGCGTGAAACCGGAACGCGGGCTTCTGCGTCTGCGCAAGGAGATGGACCTTTACGCAAACCTGCGCCCGGCGCAGTGTTTCGACGCGCTGGCGGATTTCAGCAGTCTCAAGAAAGATGTGGTTGCCGGTCTCGACATCATGATCGTGCGCGAACTGACCTCGGGCGTCTATTTCGGCGAACCGCGCGGCATTCACACCGAAGGCAATGAACGGGTCGGGATCAACACCCAGCGTTACACGGAATCCGAGATCGAAAGGGTGGCGCGATCGGCGTTTGAACTGGCCCGGAAGCGGGGCAACAAGCTGTGCTCGATGGAGAAGGCCAATGTGATGGAAAGCGGTATCCTCTGGCGCGAGGTCGTGCAGGAGGTGGGCGACAAGGATTACCCGGATGTGGAGCTGAGCCACATGTATGCCGATGCGGGCGCGATGCAATTGACCCGCTGGCCCAAACAGTTCGACGTGATCGTGACCGATAATCTGTTCGGTGATCTTCTGTCTGATCTGGCCGCGATGCTGACCGGTTCGCTTGGCATGTTGCCCTCGGCCTCGCTGGGCGCGCCGATGGAAAACGGGCGGCCCAAGGCGATGTATGAACCGGTTCACGGCTCTGCCCCCGATATCGCGGGTCAGGGCAAGGCCAATCCGATCGCCTGCATCCTCAGCTTTGCCATGGCCCTGCGCTACAGCTTCGATCAGGGGGGGGAGGCCGACCGGCTGGAAAAAGCCATCGAAGATGTGCTGGCCGATGGGTTGCGCACGGCTGATTTGCTGGGCGAAGAGGGTGTGACCCCGGTCAGCACCAGTGAAATGGGCGATGCGATTGTGACGAAATTGGCATCATCTGTCTGA
- a CDS encoding LysR family transcriptional regulator, translating to MDNPITSLDWSLIRAFLSVADTGSLSAAARQLGLSQPTLGRQIRALDQALGSAVFERHPKGLHLTAFGQALRPAARAMAEAAGQIGLIAAGHDSQLAGSVRITASTFVSCFLLPPILADLRQRHPEIDIDLTASDQTENLLFHEADIALRMYRPEQLDMITRHLGDLPLGLYAHRRYFAKRPMPERIEDLFDHDVLGYDRDDRILRGFRDAGLDIDRSFFALRCDDQITNWALLRAGLGIGLGQAAVAATDPDLVQVLPDTPVPTLPVWLTCHESLRHTPRVAAAWDALAHGLARVVS from the coding sequence ATGGATAATCCGATCACCTCGCTCGACTGGTCCCTGATCCGCGCCTTTCTCAGCGTGGCGGACACCGGGTCGCTTTCTGCTGCCGCGCGCCAGCTCGGGCTCAGCCAGCCCACGCTTGGCCGCCAGATCCGCGCGCTGGATCAGGCCCTGGGCAGCGCGGTGTTTGAACGTCACCCGAAAGGCCTGCACCTGACCGCATTCGGTCAGGCCCTGCGCCCCGCCGCCCGCGCCATGGCCGAGGCTGCCGGTCAGATCGGCCTGATCGCCGCTGGCCATGACAGCCAGCTTGCCGGATCGGTGCGGATCACGGCCTCCACCTTTGTGTCCTGCTTTCTGTTGCCGCCGATACTGGCCGATCTGCGCCAAAGACACCCCGAGATCGACATTGACCTCACCGCGTCGGACCAGACGGAAAACCTGCTGTTTCACGAGGCCGATATCGCGCTGCGGATGTATCGCCCGGAACAGCTTGACATGATCACCCGTCATCTGGGCGATCTGCCGCTCGGTCTTTATGCCCATCGCCGCTATTTCGCCAAGCGCCCGATGCCGGAGCGCATCGAAGACCTGTTTGACCATGATGTGCTTGGCTATGATCGGGATGACCGGATCCTGCGCGGTTTCCGCGATGCGGGCCTTGATATCGACCGGTCTTTCTTTGCGCTGCGCTGCGATGACCAGATCACCAACTGGGCGCTGCTGCGCGCGGGTCTTGGCATCGGGCTGGGCCAGGCCGCCGTGGCCGCCACCGACCCGGATCTGGTGCAGGTTCTGCCCGATACGCCCGTTCCGACCCTGCCTGTCTGGCTGACCTGCCATGAAAGCCTGCGCCATACGCCCAGGGTTGCAGCGGCCTGGGATGCGCTGGCCCATGGTCTGGCCCGCGTGGTTTCTTGA